The following proteins come from a genomic window of Bacteroidota bacterium:
- a CDS encoding thioredoxin family protein, with protein MDNQIRDGILKNLHEQEATLLYFFSNHCAPCSTLRPKVSDLLKDKFPKMNFMLIDAEAEPEFSANYNVFASPTIILFFDGKETRRFSKFISMLELEQSIERYYKMIFEE; from the coding sequence ATGGATAATCAAATAAGAGATGGAATTCTAAAAAACCTTCATGAGCAGGAAGCAACGCTCCTTTACTTCTTCTCAAATCATTGTGCACCTTGTTCTACTTTGCGGCCAAAGGTTTCGGATTTATTGAAAGATAAATTCCCGAAAATGAATTTCATGTTGATTGATGCGGAGGCCGAGCCTGAATTTTCAGCCAATTACAACGTGTTTGCAAGTCCAACAATCATCTTGTTTTTTGATGGGAAAGAAACCAGACGATTTAGTAAGTTCATATCAATGTTAGAGTTGGAACAAAGTATCGAGCGTTATTATAAAATGATTTTTGAGGAATAA
- a CDS encoding class II aldolase/adducin family protein, which translates to MDAKLLSLCFHDLYQAGLTTASGGNISCRQTDGLICISPSQIDKGYLKPQDFALLNFDGVQVGNNKPSMEYPFHLSLYRKFPHIKTVVHIHPLVFVALSLLSKNDYELKGISEKFNFGYADYAIPGSDLLGSNICKAFKDNVDVVLMQNHGVIAIGTELNVVIERIVELNQAIIKHFNLGSIVDKFSLTGKLNLKSENTSRFYEERTKHFLSIKNEVKFVEYNKRGLFTTAVQFQSLKLGSHSAFSTHIIPESYLILKDPLFQNKKFNKAQIDVYLKLFDEQIKVLIFNDGWALISGTSLYNLYDKMEVLDFTAKVILIALKMGQIDLLSDSQILKLKEKFL; encoded by the coding sequence ATGGATGCAAAATTATTGAGCCTGTGTTTTCATGATCTTTACCAGGCGGGTTTAACTACAGCTTCCGGTGGAAATATTTCCTGTCGTCAAACAGATGGATTGATTTGTATCTCTCCTTCACAAATTGATAAAGGATATTTAAAGCCTCAGGATTTTGCATTGTTAAATTTTGATGGAGTACAAGTTGGTAATAATAAACCTTCAATGGAATATCCCTTTCATTTATCGCTTTACAGAAAATTTCCGCATATCAAAACAGTGGTACATATTCATCCGCTCGTATTTGTTGCACTCAGCCTTCTTTCAAAAAACGATTATGAGTTGAAAGGGATAAGTGAAAAATTCAATTTTGGATATGCTGATTATGCAATACCGGGAAGTGATTTATTAGGTTCAAATATTTGCAAAGCATTTAAGGATAATGTGGATGTGGTATTGATGCAAAACCATGGAGTAATTGCAATCGGTACAGAATTGAATGTAGTGATTGAACGAATTGTTGAATTAAATCAGGCCATCATAAAGCATTTTAACCTGGGTTCAATTGTTGATAAATTTTCGCTAACTGGTAAATTAAATCTTAAATCCGAAAATACGTCCCGCTTTTATGAAGAAAGAACCAAGCATTTTTTAAGTATAAAGAATGAAGTAAAATTTGTTGAATATAATAAAAGAGGCTTATTTACGACTGCTGTTCAATTTCAATCTTTAAAATTAGGATCTCATTCTGCATTTTCGACTCATATTATCCCGGAGAGTTATTTAATCTTAAAAGATCCACTTTTTCAAAATAAAAAATTCAATAAAGCACAAATAGATGTTTACCTTAAATTATTCGATGAGCAAATTAAAGTTTTAATTTTTAATGATGGATGGGCATTGATCAGTGGAACTTCTCTTTACAATTTATACGATAAAATGGAGGTGCTTGATTTTACAGCTAAAGTGATTTTAATTGCCCTAAAGATGGGGCAGATTGATTTGCTTTCTGATTCTCAAATTTTGAAATTAAAAGAGAAATTTCTATAA